The Petrotoga olearia DSM 13574 genome contains the following window.
AACACTTTTTGGTAAAAGTGAACGAGCTTTTTTCGTAGAAAAATGTAAATCAGGGATAACTGCTAATAACTTCAAATGAGTTGGTAAATCCATTTTTACATATTTAACTTCTTTTTCCAACAAGCACCCTACCGTTAATCCTCCAACTAATGCAGGTAAAATATTATCGGTATGTCCATCCATCGTAGCTGCTAAATATATTATTTCTTCTTTCTTTAAAGGACTATTAAGAAGTTCATTGGCAGCTGCCAGACCCCCAGCTATACACGCCGCACTGCTTCCTAAACCTCTTGCAATAGGTATATTATTAATAAGATTTATGCGAAGACCTTTTGGGTGGAAATCTACTGTATCAAACAATCGTTTCATTGCCTGATAAACCAAATTATGTTCGTTAGTTTCGACGTGAGCTAGATCTTCTACGGGAGCGTGAATTTCAAGGCCACCATTAGTTTCTTCGACTTCTATGATATTGTACAATCGTAAAGCTATTCCTAAACTGTCAAATCCCGGTCCTATGTTAGCAGTTGTTGCTGGAACTTTTACTCTGATCATTTTTTCAACCCTTTCATAAAGACTTATCCTATATTAAGTTTATTTTTAACGTTGTTGATAACAGATTTTTCGCAGGAAAAATATGTCTTAATTATGTTCTTGTATAGATTGATTATTTTCTTACAGTTATCATTTAACTCATCTTCCTTGATTTTCCCCTCAAAAAAATCGTTCAACAATTCTTCTTCTTTTTCGTTCATACTAAGTTGGCCTCCTCTATGAATTGTCGCAATTTTTTTCTCGCATAATGCAGCTTACTTTTTACAGTCCCTAAAGGGATTTCCATTATCTCAGCAATTTCATTGTAACTCATACCATCGATATCTCTTAACTTAATCAGTAGTCTTTCTTCCTTGTCTAGTTTTTCCATTATATTTAAAATCATTTGGTAATCAAGCTCTTCTAGTACTTCATTTTTTACATTTGTATTGGAGATTGCTTGTATATTAGGATTTTGATCGGTTTCATCTTCAAAATCCACAGAAGTTTCTTTGCTTCGTTGATATTTGCGAGAATAATTTTTTCCCACATTGACAGCTATTCTGTAAATCCAAGTAGACAATTTGGAAAGGCCTTTAAATCCATTTATCCCTTTAATAATTCTTATAAACACCTCTTGAAGTGCATCTTCTATTTCATCATGGTTAACGTAATTTTTTAAAACCCCATAAATTTTTGGCGCATACTCTTCGTATAATTTTTTAAACGCATCGGAATCATTTTTTTTAAGATCTTCAATGAATTTTTCCTCTGTCATTTTGACTCTCTCCCATAATAAATTGTTCATTTTATTATACCATAAATTGTTAGGGCGATTCTATGAAAAATATTTCTTGAAATTTTTTTCATAGTTGACAAAAATGTCGATAATTGTTCCTAAATTCATATAATTTCTTCTAATCGCCTAAGAATAGATTTCTTTGGATTTGAAACTATGAGAAAAAAGGGATAAAATATTTATGTACAATAAAAGTGAGTTTTATATTTTAATAGAAAGAGAGAAACAATTAGAAAAAGGAGGATTCCAAAGATGGAGGAAACAAAGAAAGTAAGCTTATTCGATAACGCAGTTAAGCAATTTGACAGAGCCGCTAGAATCATGGAATTAGATAGAAATTTAAGAGAAGTATTGATCAAACCAAAAAGAGAACTTACTGTTAATTTCCCAGTACGCATGGATGATGGGTCAATCAAAGTTTTTACAGGTTATAGGGTACAACACAATGTTTCGAGGGGTCCAGCAAAAGGTGGAATTAGGTACCATCCAAATGTTACATTAGATGAAGTTAAAGCCTTAGCCTTTTGGATGACTTGGAAGTCTGCAGTGGTGGATATACCCTATGGTGGGGCTAAAGGCGGCGTTACCGTGGATCCGTTTAAACTTTCAGATTCTGAATTAGAGAGATTATCACGAAGATTTTTCTCTGAAATTCAAATCATAATAGGTGAAGAAAAAGATATTCCCGCCCCAGATGTAAACACTGATGGCCAAATAATGAGTTGGTGGATGGATACATATTCGATGAATATCGGACATACTACTTTAGGTATAGTCACAGGAAAGCCTTTAGAGATTGGAGGTTCTGAAGGAAGAACAGAGGCAACGGGAAGAGGAGTAAATATATGTATTGAGGAAGCTGTAAAGTATTTGAGAGATAAAGGAAAGCTAAATAAAAAAGATGAAGAAATAACCGTTGCTATTCAAGGTTTCGGTAACGTAGGTTCTTACTTAGCTTTGACCCTTACAGAAGAAACTAAATTTAAGCTAGTCGCAATATCTGATTATAGTGGTGGTTTTTATAAAGAGTCCGGTTTCACCTCAGAAGAGATTCGTAAGTTAATGGATAGAACTAGAGGTAGAAAAGCATTGTTATTGGATGTTAACGAAGAAGGTTATAAAGAGATAACGAACGAAGAATTATTGAAGCTAGATGTCGATGTTTTTGCCCCTTGTGCTTTAGAAAATGCAGTGAATGAAGATAATGCAGATGAAATAAGAGCAAAACTCATTGTTGAAGGAGCTAACGGGCCATTAACTCCAGAAGCCGACGAGATATTATTGTCTAAAAATGTCTTCATAGTACCGGATTTCTTGGCAAATGCTGGTGGAGTAACAGTTTCGTACTTTGAGTGGGTGCAAGGGCTTCAGTGGAATTTTTGGGAACTTGAAGATATCAGAAAGGCCCTTCATAAAAAGATGAAGAATGCATTTTGTGATGTTGCTCAAACGATGGAAAAGTATGAAGTTGATATGCGAACTGCTGCTTATGTGAGAGCCATCGAAC
Protein-coding sequences here:
- the thrB gene encoding homoserine kinase; this encodes MIRVKVPATTANIGPGFDSLGIALRLYNIIEVEETNGGLEIHAPVEDLAHVETNEHNLVYQAMKRLFDTVDFHPKGLRINLINNIPIARGLGSSAACIAGGLAAANELLNSPLKKEEIIYLAATMDGHTDNILPALVGGLTVGCLLEKEVKYVKMDLPTHLKLLAVIPDLHFSTKKARSLLPKSVPLEDAVFNISRVGLLVASLVTSNFENLSEATKDMIHQPYRKDFIPHWEEITFKLMKIGAKGYFLSGSGPTIMAILDRDYKYIENEIVQFLSHFDQSYTVTVFDICHQGLEVLNDERSNGCYR
- a CDS encoding RNA polymerase sigma factor → MTEEKFIEDLKKNDSDAFKKLYEEYAPKIYGVLKNYVNHDEIEDALQEVFIRIIKGINGFKGLSKLSTWIYRIAVNVGKNYSRKYQRSKETSVDFEDETDQNPNIQAISNTNVKNEVLEELDYQMILNIMEKLDKEERLLIKLRDIDGMSYNEIAEIMEIPLGTVKSKLHYARKKLRQFIEEANLV
- a CDS encoding Glu/Leu/Phe/Val family dehydrogenase — encoded protein: MEETKKVSLFDNAVKQFDRAARIMELDRNLREVLIKPKRELTVNFPVRMDDGSIKVFTGYRVQHNVSRGPAKGGIRYHPNVTLDEVKALAFWMTWKSAVVDIPYGGAKGGVTVDPFKLSDSELERLSRRFFSEIQIIIGEEKDIPAPDVNTDGQIMSWWMDTYSMNIGHTTLGIVTGKPLEIGGSEGRTEATGRGVNICIEEAVKYLRDKGKLNKKDEEITVAIQGFGNVGSYLALTLTEETKFKLVAISDYSGGFYKESGFTSEEIRKLMDRTRGRKALLLDVNEEGYKEITNEELLKLDVDVFAPCALENAVNEDNADEIRAKLIVEGANGPLTPEADEILLSKNVFIVPDFLANAGGVTVSYFEWVQGLQWNFWELEDIRKALHKKMKNAFCDVAQTMEKYEVDMRTAAYVRAIERVANATKLRGIYP